The genomic stretch GGATTGGCGATGCGCTGGCAACCTGGTTTGAAGCACGCGCCTGCTCGCGCAGCGGCGCGACCACCATGGCGGGCGGCAAATGTACGCAGGCAGCACTCGCGCTGGCCGAGCTGTGCTACAACACGCTGGTTGAAGAGGGTGAAAAAGCGATGCTGGCGGCAGAACAGCATGTGGTGACGCCTGCTCTTGAACGCATTATCGAAGCCAATACCTATCTCAGCGGCGTAGGCTTTGAAAGCGGCGGGCTGGCGGCGGCACACGCTATTCATAACGGTATGACGGCGGTACCGGACGCGCACCACTTCTATCACGGTGAAAAAGTGGCGTTTGGCACGCTGACGCAGCTGGTGCTGGAAAACGCGCCGGTAGAAGAAATAGAGACCGTCGCGGCGCTTTGTCACAGCGTTGGGCTGCCAATCACGCTGGCACAGCTGAACATAAAACAGGATATCCCGGCCAAAATGCGTCTGATCGCGGAAGCCTCCTGTGCCGAAGGGGAAACCATTCACAACATGCCCGGCGGCGTAACGCCGGATCAGGTGTATGCGGCGCTGCTGGTGGCCGACCAGTATGGGCAGCGGTTCCTGCAGGAGTGGGAGTAAATTGCGTGAATATAAATCCCCGCATCAGCGGGGATTTTTTTGCCCGTAGGCCGGGTAAGCGTTAGCGCCACCCGGCACAACGGTTACTGCAGGTCAAACCGGTCCAGATCCATCACCTTCGCCCATGCGGCAACGAAGTCGCGGACGAACTTCTCGCTGGCATCGCTGCTGGCATAAACCTCTGCCAGCGCGCGCAGGACGGCGTTAGAACCGAAGACCAGATCGGCGCGGGTGGCGGTATATTTCACTTCACCGCTGGCGCGATCGCTTCCGGCAAACAGTTCATTAGATTCGTCGGTCGCCTTCCACTGGGTGTTCATGTCCAGCAGATTCACGAAGAAATCGTTGCTCAGCACGCCCTCGCGGTCGGTGAATACGCCATTCTTACCGCCATCAAAGTTAGCACCCAGCACGCGCAGGCCACCGATCAGCACCGTCAGCTCAGGCGCGGTCAGCGTCAGCTGCTGGGCTTTGTCAATCAGCAGTGATTCTGTCGTGGACACATCAACCTGCGCACGGTAGTTGCGGAAGCCGTCGGCAACCGGTTCGAGCAGGTTAAACATCTCGATATCCGTCTGATCCTGACGCGCATCGACGCGGCCAGGCGTGAACGGAACGTTGACGTAAACGCCTGCCGCTTTCGCCGCCTGCTCAACGCCCACCACGCCCGCCAGCACGATGATATCGGCCAGAGAGGCTTTGTTGGTGGTGCGCTGGATAGCTTCCAGAGCCGGCAACGCGCGAACCGCTGCGGCGTTCACATCCCAGTCGCGCTGAGGAGCCAGCGCCAGACGCGCGCCGTTGGCGCCGCCACGCTTGTCGCCGCCGCGGAAGGTTGAAGCTGACGCCCAGGCAACGGAAACCAGTTCGCTCACGGAGAGGCCAGAGGCAGCGATTTCCGCCTTCAGGCTTTCAATGTCTTCTTTCGACGGATTGAACACCGCCTGCGGCAGCGGGTCCTGCCAGATCAGATCTTCTTTCGGCACTTCCGGGCCAAGGTAACGCGATTTCGGCCCCATATCGCGGTGGGTCAGCTTGTACCACGCGCGCGCGAAGGCTTCGTTGAAGGCCTGCGGATCGTTCAGGAAGCGACGGGAAATTTTCTCGAATTCCGGGTCAAAACGCAGCGTCAGGTCGGTGACCAGCATGGTAGGTTTGCGTTTTTTCGACGGGTCGAACGGGTCAGGCATGATTTCCGGTGCGTCCACGGCTTCAAACTGAATCGCACCCGCCGGGCTGCGGGTCTGCACCCATTCGTATTTGAACAGGTTCTCGAAGAAGTAGTTGCTCCACTGGGTCGGGGTTTGTGACCAGATGACTTCCAGACCGGAGGTAATAGCATCTGCGCCAATTCCCGTGCCGTGCGTGCTGGCCCAGCCCAGGCCCTGCGCTTCAATCGGCGAGGCTTCCGGGTCGGTGCCGACGTGGGTGGCTTCACCCGCGCCGTGGGTTTTGCCAAGGGTGTGGCCGCCCGCGATCAGCGCAACGGTCTCTTCGTCGTTCATCCCCATGTTGCCGAAGGTCGCACGAATTGCCGCCGCAGCAGAAAGAGGTTCACCGCTGGCGTTTGGCCCTTCCGGGTTAACGTAGATCAGGCCCATTTCGGTGGCGGCCAGAGGACGCTTCGCCAGCGCCTCCGGGTCACGGTGGGTCAGCCAGGCTTTTTCATCACCCCAGTTCACGTCCAGATCCGGTTCCCAGACGTCTTCACGCCCGGCACCGAAACCAAAGGTACGGAAGCCGGAGTTCTCCAGCGCCACGTTACCCGCGAGGATAAACAGGTCGGCCCAGGAAATTTTCTGTCCGTATTTTTGCTTGATTGGCCACAGCAGACGGCGCGCCTTATCCAGGCTCACGTTATCCGGCCAGGAGTTCAGCGGCGCAAAGCGTTGTTGACCGCGACCAGCGCCACCGCGCCCGTCAACAGAGCGATAGGTACCCGCGCCGTGCCAGGCCATACGGATAAACAGGCCCGCATAGCTGCCCCAGTCGGCAGGCCACCACGGTTGAGAGTCGGTTAAAAGGGCTTTGAGGTCGCCTTTAAGGGCGGAGTAATCAAGTTTGCTGAATTCTTTGCGGTAGTCGAAGTCTTCACCCAGCGGGTTCGAACGATTGGAATGTTGGTTAAGAAGATCGATACGGAGTTGTTTTGGCCACCAGTCGCGGCTGCCTGTACCTGCGCCCGCGCTGTGATCGACGCCGCCCTGGTGGAACGGGCATTTGCCGACCGATGCCGCTTTATTAGTCTCGTCTGACGTGCTCATCGCTATGCTCCCTTTTACAGTGTTACCGTTACGATATACACCACTAGCAATAAGTTATAGTTGAATTAATCCACAGATTCGATAGCTAATACCTTTTAACTATTCGGGTGACAAAAAAGCCCTCGAAAAATGAGGGCTTTGTGCATATTACGCCGGACGAACGCCCAGCGTATGGCAAATGGCGTAGCTCATCTCCGCGCGGTTCAGCGTATAGAAGTGGAAATCTTTCACCCCTTCACGGCTTAAAATTTTCACCATGTCCATCGCGATATTGGCCCCCACCAGCTTGCGGGTTTCCGGGTCATCGTCCA from Enterobacter dykesii encodes the following:
- the gldA gene encoding bifunctional L-1,2-propanediol dehydrogenase/glycerol dehydrogenase; the protein is MDRIIQSPGKYIQGADVLTRLGDYLKPLANRWLVVGDKFVLGFAEETLRQSFKKAELHAEIAPFGGECSLNEIDRLKKLADSADCLAVLGIGGGKTLDTAKALAHFMDVPVAIAPTIASTDAPCSALSVIYTDSGEFDRYLMLPHNPNMVIVDTKVVAGAPARLLAAGIGDALATWFEARACSRSGATTMAGGKCTQAALALAELCYNTLVEEGEKAMLAAEQHVVTPALERIIEANTYLSGVGFESGGLAAAHAIHNGMTAVPDAHHFYHGEKVAFGTLTQLVLENAPVEEIETVAALCHSVGLPITLAQLNIKQDIPAKMRLIAEASCAEGETIHNMPGGVTPDQVYAALLVADQYGQRFLQEWE
- the katG gene encoding catalase/peroxidase HPI — its product is MSTSDETNKAASVGKCPFHQGGVDHSAGAGTGSRDWWPKQLRIDLLNQHSNRSNPLGEDFDYRKEFSKLDYSALKGDLKALLTDSQPWWPADWGSYAGLFIRMAWHGAGTYRSVDGRGGAGRGQQRFAPLNSWPDNVSLDKARRLLWPIKQKYGQKISWADLFILAGNVALENSGFRTFGFGAGREDVWEPDLDVNWGDEKAWLTHRDPEALAKRPLAATEMGLIYVNPEGPNASGEPLSAAAAIRATFGNMGMNDEETVALIAGGHTLGKTHGAGEATHVGTDPEASPIEAQGLGWASTHGTGIGADAITSGLEVIWSQTPTQWSNYFFENLFKYEWVQTRSPAGAIQFEAVDAPEIMPDPFDPSKKRKPTMLVTDLTLRFDPEFEKISRRFLNDPQAFNEAFARAWYKLTHRDMGPKSRYLGPEVPKEDLIWQDPLPQAVFNPSKEDIESLKAEIAASGLSVSELVSVAWASASTFRGGDKRGGANGARLALAPQRDWDVNAAAVRALPALEAIQRTTNKASLADIIVLAGVVGVEQAAKAAGVYVNVPFTPGRVDARQDQTDIEMFNLLEPVADGFRNYRAQVDVSTTESLLIDKAQQLTLTAPELTVLIGGLRVLGANFDGGKNGVFTDREGVLSNDFFVNLLDMNTQWKATDESNELFAGSDRASGEVKYTATRADLVFGSNAVLRALAEVYASSDASEKFVRDFVAAWAKVMDLDRFDLQ